The following DNA comes from Dehalococcoidia bacterium.
CGATCCGCGCTCCACGGCGCCGCGGTCTGCTCACCTGCCACATCCGCCCCCGCCCGAATGCTCAATGTTACTCTCGCAGAAGCGGCACGGCTCTCGTTCGCAACCGCAGAGCAAGGCGCCCCCGTCTCTGCTACGCTAGCGCGCAGGAGCGGGCGCGTCTTCGTGATCGAAGGCGAATTCATGCGAAAGCAATCGCTGCCGGCAGCCTTCGAGCCGCCGCCGGGCGGCGGGCGCCTGAGGGCGCTGCGCCGGCAGGCCGGCAAGACGCAGCTCTGGGTCGAAGGGGAGGCCGCGCTCGGCAGCGGCTACCTGCAACGCCTGGAATGCGGCCGCGTGGCGCAGCCGGAACGGGCGACGCTCGAACGCATCCTCACGGCCCTCGGCGCCCGCTACAGCGAACGGCGAGACGTGCTTGAGTGCTTCGGCTACGCCGTTCGCACGCCGTTGCCCACGCCCGAGGACTTCGCCTGGGCACGCCACGCCTGCCGGCGCGAGCTGGCGGCGGCGGCATTTCCCGCCTATCTGCTCGACTGCAGCCCGCGGCTGGTCGCCTGGAACCGGCTGCTGCCGCCGCTGCTGGGCGTCTCCGCTGCCGATCCTCGCCTGGAACAGCTCGCGGCTGGTTCGTTCCTGGGGGCCTGGTTCGAACCGGATTCACTGCTCGCGCCGCTGGTAGTGGAACCGCGGCAGTTCCTGCCGGCGTTGATCCGTGCCCTGCGCTACGAGAGCGAACCCTTTCACGCCGAGCCCTGGCATGCCGATCAGCTGGCGCGGCTGTGGCAGGCGCTTCCCCTGTTCCGTCACTACTGGGAGAAGGTCGTCCAGGAGCCGGCGCCGGTGAGCGCCGACCGTCCCCTGGCGCCGGTGCGGCTGGCGGTGCCGGGGGCGGGCGTGCTGGAGTTCCGCCTGACGTCCGAGCGCTTCACGCGCGACGCCCGCTTCCGCCTGATCTACTACCTGCCGGCCAACCCCGAGACGATGGGCTGGTGCGCCGAGCAGGTCGAACACGCGGCGCTGGTCACATGGGACGCGAGCCTGAGCCGGCCCTAACGCTGCGCGGCGCCGCGCACGCCGCGCCGCAAGGCACGCGAAGGGGCCGGCAAGCGGTTCGATGCGCGAGGCGGAGCGCTCCGGCCAACGGGCGAAGCAGACGGCCCGAGCGACGCTGTGTCAAGCCTTCAGCTTCGTGGCGGTGCGCCGGCGCCTGGCCTCGGGGCGCGGGCTGCCTACATATCCAGGCCGTTCCAGACGAGGCGCTGGAACAGGGCAGGGTCGGCGCCGGGGCGACGGCCGGGCCCGTACAGCTCGTTGATCAGGCGCTCGGAGCGGGTGGCGCCCGCGGCGCGCGGCGCTTTCAGAATCCGCAGGGCCACAGCCTCGCGCTCGGCGCGGGCGAGCGCAAGCCGCAGCTCCTGCACGCGGGCGTGGACGATCAGCTCTTCCAACATCATGGCTACTCCCGACGGCCGGCTCGGGGCCGGCGATCGTCAATCTCTTTACCATCGTATCAATTGTGAACGTGAACACAAGTACCATTGGGCCTGGTTCGCCACTGATCCGTACCGAAGTTCGCCACGTTGCATAACCCGGCGGCAGGCCGGGGTGGCGCCGCCGTGACGCACGAACGGTGGCTCAGTGCAACGCGCCCGCCGACTCCAGCCGCCGCACTTCCGCCGCCGAGAGGCCAAGCAGGGACTGCAAGACGTAGGAGCTGTCGCCGCCGAACAGCGGCGCGGCGCGGTACAGCCGCGGCGGTGTCTGTGAGAGCTTGAAGGGCACCCCCACGTGCCGTCGCAGGCCGGCCTCGGGATGGGCGATCGTCTCGAAGAAGCGCCGCGCCGCCAGGTGCTCATCCCCCTCCAGATCGGCGATCGTGGCGACGAGCGCGGCGGGCACACCAGCGGCGCGCAGCCTGGTGAGCAGATCCTCGGCGTCCTCCATCTCGGTCCAGGCTCCGAGCCTGCGCTCAAGCTCAGCCACGTGCGCCAGCCGTCCGGCGGCCGTGGCGAACGTCGGCGCGGCGCTCCACGCCGGCTCGCCCATCACCGCGCACAGGCTCCGCCACTGC
Coding sequences within:
- a CDS encoding helix-turn-helix domain-containing protein, which gives rise to MRKQSLPAAFEPPPGGGRLRALRRQAGKTQLWVEGEAALGSGYLQRLECGRVAQPERATLERILTALGARYSERRDVLECFGYAVRTPLPTPEDFAWARHACRRELAAAAFPAYLLDCSPRLVAWNRLLPPLLGVSAADPRLEQLAAGSFLGAWFEPDSLLAPLVVEPRQFLPALIRALRYESEPFHAEPWHADQLARLWQALPLFRHYWEKVVQEPAPVSADRPLAPVRLAVPGAGVLEFRLTSERFTRDARFRLIYYLPANPETMGWCAEQVEHAALVTWDASLSRP